A segment of the Lolium perenne isolate Kyuss_39 chromosome 3, Kyuss_2.0, whole genome shotgun sequence genome:
ACGCAATACTTTGACTGTGTTGGACTATGCCGCGACACTGACTCGTATATCAGTCATGGAAGCTCAAAAGAGAGGCATCAACTGGCGTCGGCCCCTTGATCTAGCCCAACTTCTATTTATTTGCTTTGTTATTTGTTAACGCTTAATTTAAAAACAATATTTtcaaacacatttatttatatggTATGTTTaagtaaaattttaaaaaaattgggGGTCGCATCTGTAGATGCGGCTGAAAACCGACGCATCCTAAAAGTGGCAACGtccttagagcatgtctagcagGCCCCTCAAAATGCTGGAACCCCATATTATTCCGGCAGGATAGGGGTGAGGGCGAAATgagccgtctagcaggccccgtattcgggccgaaGAATACGGGCCCCGTCAAACTCACCCCGCCGCCCCCTACAAATAGAGGGTGAAGGTGCGAGTGGGGGTCCaaaccctcactcgcaaccctagccccGCCATGCGCTGCCGCCAGCCATAACCACTCCTGGGAGGAATTCCCACACGCACGCCGCCGCATTTGCACCGCCGCCAGCCATGAGCGCACAGCGTAGGAGCAGCCTCTCGCCCGCCGCCGGATCGAAGCGTTCCCGCGAGCCGGCCACAGTGGAGGAGGCGTGGCGCCGCCACTTCAAATTCtccgccgccgggagtcggcgTGCGGCGTGCAAGTACGTCGGCTCCGAGTGGATGTCGCCGACGCTCCGGGACTTCGCGGAGGGCGAGCGCTACCACAAGTTCGACCCGCCGTTGAAGCCGATGAGCGGCGACGATTTCGAGAAGTGGCGGAGCGCGTGAGAGCAGGAGCGCGCGTGGAAGGCCGCATGGGAGGGGAGCTCCAGCGGCGGAGCGCCGCGAgccgacgacgaggaagaggaggcggaggagggggaGGACCCCCTCTTCTTGGAGGCGGTGGCCGCGTCCAAGAAGGAGGCCACCGACAAGGCTCGGGCAgatgtggaggaggcggcgcaggccATCGCGCCGTCAAGGAGATGAAGGCTCGGAGGCCGCCGCCACTGCAAAAATCATCACCCTCGACGAGTAGGCGCATCCCTAGCATTGTAGAAGTCGCGATCCAGTAGAATCACGCAATTTTGTATATCCTCTATCTATGGTCAATATGAAGAACTATCTATAAATTCTTCCGGGTTTTACATTTTTTTTAAATACGGGGTGAAATAAGGGGTTGGTTTGTGCGTGACAATTTTTTTGATAccgggtctgttagacatgctcttagaagACGGTTTGGGAGAGGTGGCTGAGATATTTTTTCATTAGAACTTCCCATTTGATCCTGTAAAAATAAATTTACCTACTCGTATTTAACATAGTCAAAATATCTGCATCGCCGTCCAGCCCGTTACCTCTGGTCCTCTGCCGTGATTGTTTTTTCTTCTCATAGACAAAAATACCCCTTCACTTAACCACTATGTAATGCTGGGGAAAAGAAATCTAACCCTCGTCCATGTCCCCCGACTCAGCCGATAAAAGAGctctagcggcggcggcggcgccggcgccggcgcataGAAGCAGTGGCAAGAGGCTGAGAGCTATGGGAGACTAGGGGGTGGCTGTGGAGGGAGGACAGGTTAGGGTCAAGGATATGGATGGCGAGCCCGGCATGGCGGCGGAGGGCTGGCAAGGCGCGGCCGCGCCGTCGTGGTGGTCGGCGACGAGTGGCTCGGCTGGTGCACTTCCTCCTCCGCCAGCGCCGTCGCGGAAGCCTTGAGTGGAGCACCTGCTCCTACAGAAATGCGTCGACATCACCATCTCCGCGAGCGCGAGTGCCTGCAACGAGCGTCGCCTGCTCCTCCAATTACGTCCACGTTTCAGATAAGTTTGTATGATTagtttttgtgatttgcttctctTGCTTCCTTTTCGAGCTGAATTCATACAATGACGTCcatgttccaaaaaaaaaaaatgtatgAATACTGAATGATTCTTCCGATTTGCTCCTATAGGAAATGAATTTGGCTACTGGATGTAAgggaatgaaaatgaaaagaataTTTGATACCTTCGTAAATACGGCTAATTGTGATTTTCCGTAAAAAAAATGCAGTACAAGAGAAAATACTCGCAATGTCGTGAAGGAGAAATTATGTGCTGTATGTGGTGAATGTGAACACGGATGTGACATGTGTGAACCTGGATGTTATGGTACTTGTAGATGTTTTGCGATCTATTCTCCATGTAGGTATGAACTGTGTGCGGGGATATGGTGTCAACTTACAGGGGAGATTTTGCCCAACTTTTGAGCATTTTGAATTAAATTCCGATGACGGAGTTTTTCAATTAAAGTCCATGAACAAATACGGCACAGTATTTTTGCTTGTCTTTAAAAAATTGGCCACATAGTGCACCAGGGTCAAAAGTGTCTTTTCATGTTGTTGTTTAACACTGTTAGTGCTCAAAATGAACTAGTGCTATATTAGGCAACAAATTCTGACCAAGTGTCAAATAGGGTTTGGTAGGGTTGAATAAGGATTTCTCTCTCCAGTCCCCCAATCCAATAGCGACCGAGGGGTGAGGGCAAcatgagccgccgccgccgcccaccctTGCCGTTGTCGCCGGAAGTGGTGCATCCGCTGGATGTCGACGATCTCCTCCATGAGATCATGCTGCGCCTCCCACCgcagccgccctacctcctgcgtGCGTCCACCGTCTCCAAGCGCTGGCGAAGCCTTGCCACCGACCCCAAGTTCCTCCGCCGCTTCCCCATCCACCACCAAAAGCCGCCCCTTCTAGGCGTCTTCTCATGTACTAGGGGCGGCATGTCGTTCAGTTCCACTCTGGACCCGCCCTACCGCATCCCTCCTGAGCGCTTCTCCATGCGCCCACGTATCAGATCCAGCCAGATGTGCCTCGACGTCCGCCACGGACGCGTGCTCATCAACGACGACATGCGGAGTCGGGTAATTGTGTGGGACCCCATCACTGATGACCGCCGCGTTGTGGCCTTTCCGCCGCAGTTCAGCCACATGGGGATACACAGTGGGGCGGTGCTCTGCGCCGCCGGCGATCGGGGGCACGTGCATGGCGCCTGCCACTCAAGCCCTTTTAAAGTGGTTGCGATCATCAGCAACGAGCACGACGATGATCTTTCggatgaagatgatgattatgaacCAGAAGTATTGGCTAGTGTTTACTCCTCCGAGACTGACATGTGGAGCGATCTCATCTCAACAGGTTTTCTGGGCAGGGGTATTGACATCTCTCTTCGCAGCACACTTGTTGGTAACACCCTTTACTGGCTGCTGGAAAGCACTTTCATGCTTAAGTTTGATTTGGAGGCACAGAGAGCAGCTGTGACCGGGAGGTTTGCTGGTGCTCCTCGCGGTGGCAATCTTCAGATCATCCAGGCAGAGGATGGCACTGTTGGCTTTGCTGCTTTGTGCGACTTCCATTACCGCCGCTGCTTGCAAATCTGGGACAGGAAGATTGATTCTTATGGATTTCCCACGGGCGTGTTGCGGCAGACTGTTGAACTGCAGAAGATTCTTGGATTGGAGTCTTGGATTGATGGCAAATCATATATACTGCACTATATGGAGGATGTTCAGGCAATCTTATTGCAGGTGCAGTCATCTGTCTACATGATTCAGCTTGAATCATTGCAGCCTAAGAAACTTTTCGAAAGCACAGATAATTGCATCTATCGTCCTTTCACAAGTTTCTATGCCGAAGGTAACTACTTTCTCGTCTGCTCGTCATAACATTGCAGGACTCCTAAATCCAATTATTTTTCATAGGAATAACCAGTGTACTTCTGAACTGTGAACTATCAACTGAACTTTTTTATTTTATGAACTTATAGCCTTGTTGTCTTTTATGTCTGTATGTTATCATTGAACTGCGGGTGTCTATGTTACTACCGTTGTAGTGTATTATTGTTCACCTGCACACAATTAAATACCCAGCATAAGCCACATACAAGGTGGAAATTGGCAACAATCAAAGTACAAAGTATACTTGAGTTGGAGACTATGACAAACGAGCAATTTAGTTGGGCAGATTTGGGGAGTAATACAGTTCTATTTGGACGCTCGGTACTTGTTTGAGTTTTTTTTTTATCACTGCTGATCTTGGTATTAACCGTAAATCTATAATATCTATCGTACCTTATAAAATAAGTAGTGGAAGTACTATTCTATTTCTATCTGTTTGTTGAGGAGTTGTCATGCAAGTGCTTGAGTGTGGGAGGGCTTGAAATAAATATATGTGATAGAACATTTATTCAGTCCAGCATGGTGTGACTGATTTTTCCACATGTTATGATTGATGTGGTCTTGGAAGGTGGTCTGCGTATTCGTCAGTTACTGAAAGGATCATTTGTATGCGTCAGGAAGTAGCAAGCTTACAGGAGATGGAATGCCATTTCTGTTGTTAGCCATTTTTATGAAATTTCTGTTGTTAGCT
Coding sequences within it:
- the LOC127344267 gene encoding uncharacterized protein; protein product: MSRRRRPPLPLSPEVVHPLDVDDLLHEIMLRLPPQPPYLLRASTVSKRWRSLATDPKFLRRFPIHHQKPPLLGVFSCTRGGMSFSSTLDPPYRIPPERFSMRPRIRSSQMCLDVRHGRVLINDDMRSRVIVWDPITDDRRVVAFPPQFSHMGIHSGAVLCAAGDRGHVHGACHSSPFKVVAIISNEHDDDLSDEDDDYEPEVLASVYSSETDMWSDLISTGFLGRGIDISLRSTLVGNTLYWLLESTFMLKFDLEAQRAAVTGRFAGAPRGGNLQIIQAEDGTVGFAALCDFHYRRCLQIWDRKIDSYGFPTGVLRQTVELQKILGLESWIDGKSYILHYMEDVQAILLQVQSSVYMIQLESLQPKKLFESTDNCIYRPFTSFYAEEVPLAV